From a region of the Pogona vitticeps strain Pit_001003342236 chromosome 7, PviZW2.1, whole genome shotgun sequence genome:
- the SPPL2B gene encoding signal peptide peptidase-like 2B isoform X1, which translates to MAGAPAPSSGRRVLPGLRALVLLLLLPWVSQVSGEYGIARVFSEKGRAPGKDYCILFNSQWAHLPHDLGKASLLQLQDQTVSVLCTPSDVPDGGFGNSIPMVMRGNCTFYEKVRLAQINGARGLLIVSREKLVPPAGNRSQYEEIDIPVALLSYSDMLDIGRSFGPSVKVALYAPNEPVLDYNMVIIFLMAVGTVALGGYWAGSRDVKKRYMKHKRDDGGEKHEDETVDVTPIMICVFVVMCCSMLVLLYYFYDQLVYAIIGIFCLAASIGLYSCLSPFVRRLPIGKCRVPDNNLPYFHKRPQVRMLLLAVFCVAVSLVWGVFRNEDQWAWILQDALGIAFCLYMLKTIRLPTFKGCTLLLLVLFVYDVFFVFVTPYLTKTGESIMVEVAAGPTDSATHEKLPMVLKVPRLNFSPLALCDRPFSLLGFGDILVPGLLVAYCHRFDIQVQSSRVYFVTCTIAYGLGLLVTFVALALMQKGQPALLYLVPCTLLASFVVALWRKELAMFWTGSGFAKDLPHPPLVISPVSCPAPPKEADSLASRAGAKNPAVAPPSPTEEPPEALLDAGERPVPFSETLEEEEEDPEEDVADPHEPPSGPEGPSRPPTEEPAPPEDVEAAGRKSPPAVAPSLTD; encoded by the exons ATGGCGGGCGCTCCGGCTCCTTCCTCCGGGCGGCGGGTCTTGCCGGGTTTGCGGGcgctcgtcctcctcctcctcctgccatggGTCTCTCAG GTGTCCGGCGAGTACGGGATAGCTCGCGTGTTCTCCGAGAAAGGGAGGGCCCCAGGGAAGGACTACTGCATCCTTTTCAACTCCCAGTGGGCTCACCTGCCCCACGACCTGGGCAAAGCG tcTCTCTTGCAGCTGCAGGACCAAACCGTGTCCGTCTTGTGCACGCCCTCTGACGTGCCGGACGGGGGCTTCGGCAACAGCATCCCCATGGTCATGCGAGGGAACTGCACGTTCTACGAGAAAGTCCGCCTGGCCCAGATCAATGGCGCTCGGGGGCTGCTGATTGTCAGCCGGGAGAAGCTG GTTCCCCCAGCTGGTAACCGGAGCCAGTATGAGGAGATCGACATTCCCGTGGCTCTCCTGAGCTACTCGGACATGCTGGACATTGGCAGG AGCTTTGGCCCATCTGTCAAAGTGGCGCTGTACGCCCCTAATGAGccggtcttggactacaacatgGTGATCATCTTTCTGATGGCCGTGGGCACGGTGGCCCTGGGGGGCTACTGGGCTGGTAGCAGAGATGTGAAAAA GCGATACATGAAGCACAAGCGGGATGACGGAGGGGAGAAGCATGAGGACGAGACGGTCGACGTCACCCCCATCATGATCTGCGTCTTCGTGGTCATGTGTTGTTCGATGCTCGTCCTCCTCTATTACTTCTACGATCAGCTTG tgtacGCCATCATTGGTATCTTTTGCTTGGCGGCCTCCATCGGCCTCTACAGCTGCCTCTCCCCCTTTGTCCGGAGGCTCCCCATTGGCAAATGCAG GGTCCCAGATAACAACCTGCCCTACTTCCATAAGCGCCCCCAGGTCCGGATGCTGCTCCTGGCAGTCTTCTGCGTGGCTGTCAGCCTGGTCTGGGGGGTTTTCCGGAATGAGGACCA gtgggcTTGGATCCTCCAGGATGCCCTGGGCATCGCCTTCTGCCTTTACATGCTGAAAACCATCCGCCTGCCCACTTTCAAG GGCTGCACGTTGCTCCTCCTCGTCCTCTTCGTCTACGACGTCTTCTTCGTTTTCGTGACCCCGTACCTGACCAAG ACGGGGGAGAGTATCATGGTGGAGGTGGCAGCTGGGCCCACCGACTCCGCCACGCATGAAAAG CTGCCGATGGTGCTGAAGGTCCCCCGGCTGAACTTCTCGCCCCTGGCGCTCTGCGACCGGCCGTTCTCGCTCTTGGGCTTCGGGGACATCCTGGTGCCAG gCCTCCTGGTTGCTTATTGCCACCGGTTCGACATCCAGGTCCAGTCTTCCCGGGTGTACTTTGTCACCTGCACGATCG CTTACGGCCTCGGCCTCCTGGTGACCTTTGTGGCCCTGGCCCTGATGCAGAAGGGCCAGCCGGCCCTGCTCTACCTCGTCCCCTGCACGCTGCTGGCCAGCTTCGTGGTGGCCCTCTGGCGCAAGGAgctggccatgttctggaccggCAGTGGCTTTGCG AAAGACCTGCCTCACCCTCCTCTCGTCATTTCCCCTGTCAGCTGCCCGGCCCCTCCAAAAGAAGCCGATTCCTTGGCTTCCCGGGCAGGCGCCAAGAACCCTGCTGTGGCCCCACCGTCCCCCACCGAGGAGCCGCCTGAGGCCCTGCTCGATGCTGGGGAGCGTCCGGTCCCCTTCTCGGAGacgctggaggaggaagaggaggacccaGAGGAGGACGTGGCTGACCCCCACGAGCCGCCCTCGGGCCCCGAGGGTCCCTCCAGGCCGCCTACGGAAGAGCCGGCCCCTCCGGAGGACGTGGAGGCAGCCGGAAGGAAGAGCCCTCCGGCCGTGGCCCCCAGCCTGACGGACTAA
- the SPPL2B gene encoding signal peptide peptidase-like 2B isoform X2, giving the protein MAGAPAPSSGRRVLPGLRALVLLLLLPWVSQVSGEYGIARVFSEKGRAPGKDYCILFNSQWAHLPHDLGKASLLQLQDQTVSVLCTPSDVPDGGFGNSIPMVMRGNCTFYEKVRLAQINGARGLLIVSREKLVPPAGNRSQYEEIDIPVALLSYSDMLDIGRSFGPSVKVALYAPNEPVLDYNMVIIFLMAVGTVALGGYWAGSRDVKKRYMKHKRDDGGEKHEDETVDVTPIMICVFVVMCCSMLVLLYYFYDQLVYAIIGIFCLAASIGLYSCLSPFVRRLPIGKCRVPDNNLPYFHKRPQVRMLLLAVFCVAVSLVWGVFRNEDQWAWILQDALGIAFCLYMLKTIRLPTFKGCTLLLLVLFVYDVFFVFVTPYLTKTGESIMVEVAAGPTDSATHEKLPMVLKVPRLNFSPLALCDRPFSLLGFGDILVPGLLVAYCHRFDIQVQSSRVYFVTCTIAYGLGLLVTFVALALMQKGQPALLYLVPCTLLASFVVALWRKELAMFWTGSGFAVNTSLL; this is encoded by the exons ATGGCGGGCGCTCCGGCTCCTTCCTCCGGGCGGCGGGTCTTGCCGGGTTTGCGGGcgctcgtcctcctcctcctcctgccatggGTCTCTCAG GTGTCCGGCGAGTACGGGATAGCTCGCGTGTTCTCCGAGAAAGGGAGGGCCCCAGGGAAGGACTACTGCATCCTTTTCAACTCCCAGTGGGCTCACCTGCCCCACGACCTGGGCAAAGCG tcTCTCTTGCAGCTGCAGGACCAAACCGTGTCCGTCTTGTGCACGCCCTCTGACGTGCCGGACGGGGGCTTCGGCAACAGCATCCCCATGGTCATGCGAGGGAACTGCACGTTCTACGAGAAAGTCCGCCTGGCCCAGATCAATGGCGCTCGGGGGCTGCTGATTGTCAGCCGGGAGAAGCTG GTTCCCCCAGCTGGTAACCGGAGCCAGTATGAGGAGATCGACATTCCCGTGGCTCTCCTGAGCTACTCGGACATGCTGGACATTGGCAGG AGCTTTGGCCCATCTGTCAAAGTGGCGCTGTACGCCCCTAATGAGccggtcttggactacaacatgGTGATCATCTTTCTGATGGCCGTGGGCACGGTGGCCCTGGGGGGCTACTGGGCTGGTAGCAGAGATGTGAAAAA GCGATACATGAAGCACAAGCGGGATGACGGAGGGGAGAAGCATGAGGACGAGACGGTCGACGTCACCCCCATCATGATCTGCGTCTTCGTGGTCATGTGTTGTTCGATGCTCGTCCTCCTCTATTACTTCTACGATCAGCTTG tgtacGCCATCATTGGTATCTTTTGCTTGGCGGCCTCCATCGGCCTCTACAGCTGCCTCTCCCCCTTTGTCCGGAGGCTCCCCATTGGCAAATGCAG GGTCCCAGATAACAACCTGCCCTACTTCCATAAGCGCCCCCAGGTCCGGATGCTGCTCCTGGCAGTCTTCTGCGTGGCTGTCAGCCTGGTCTGGGGGGTTTTCCGGAATGAGGACCA gtgggcTTGGATCCTCCAGGATGCCCTGGGCATCGCCTTCTGCCTTTACATGCTGAAAACCATCCGCCTGCCCACTTTCAAG GGCTGCACGTTGCTCCTCCTCGTCCTCTTCGTCTACGACGTCTTCTTCGTTTTCGTGACCCCGTACCTGACCAAG ACGGGGGAGAGTATCATGGTGGAGGTGGCAGCTGGGCCCACCGACTCCGCCACGCATGAAAAG CTGCCGATGGTGCTGAAGGTCCCCCGGCTGAACTTCTCGCCCCTGGCGCTCTGCGACCGGCCGTTCTCGCTCTTGGGCTTCGGGGACATCCTGGTGCCAG gCCTCCTGGTTGCTTATTGCCACCGGTTCGACATCCAGGTCCAGTCTTCCCGGGTGTACTTTGTCACCTGCACGATCG CTTACGGCCTCGGCCTCCTGGTGACCTTTGTGGCCCTGGCCCTGATGCAGAAGGGCCAGCCGGCCCTGCTCTACCTCGTCCCCTGCACGCTGCTGGCCAGCTTCGTGGTGGCCCTCTGGCGCAAGGAgctggccatgttctggaccggCAGTGGCTTTGCGGTGAATACCAGTTTGCTCTGA
- the ADAMTSL5 gene encoding ADAMTS-like protein 5 isoform X2 translates to MLACVVQGTDHRTTAHGPGHGLQPRRHWRQLGHGAWTHWGSWSACSSTCGEGASFRARRCIRFPEEEPCKGKARQYRVCQLEGCPQGAIPFRAVQCSLYNGKSVLGGQGPYRWVPFHGAPSLCDLNCLAEGHNFYYTFGRVLDGTPCSPESRDLCISGRCLRAGCDGILGSEAQADACGMCDGRNESCVLVQAVFQAAFPASGFFGYKNVTRIPAGARHIKVVDRSRNYLALMDANQRYVLNGDWAINWPGEYEVAGTRVHYRRTADLQESLEAEGPTQEDLLVMVLVQEPHPGVEYQFWLPRGHLHPAQSDTSPLRQPQVREAEGAPAPTIGEPHRSPGATAVAPHFQNARRSSRRKAQGEAPPGAAAHPGRCGECQVPRGRSQRIHHYCNSDFVFRARILSKQLVGQETRYDLQVREAYRNRVALRHREYLWVADTCDCPPLTERREYVLMARQHVNFEHTRNRLLLPRGAYARPWSPREDLQLRDAAQRCGGLEEAWRSPRGPGPLRREGGGPAG, encoded by the exons ATGTTGGCCTGTGTGGTTCAG GGAACCGACCACCGGACGACGGCGCATGGACCCGGCCACGGCCTGCAGCCACGCCGCCACTGGCGCCAGCTGGGCCACGGCGCCTGGACCCACTGGGGCAGCTGGAGCGCCTGCTCCAGCACCTGCGGGGAGGGTGCCTCCTTCCGGGCCAGGAGGTGCATCCG GTTCCCCGAGGAGGAGCCATGCAAGGGGAAGGCCCGGCAGTACCGCGTGTGCCAACTGGAG GGGTGTCCCCAGGGTGCCATCCCTTTCCGTGCCGTCCAGTGCTCGCTCTACAATGGAAAGTCGGTCTTGGGGGGCCAGGGGCCATATCGGTGGGTCCCCTTCCACGGAG CACCCAGCCTCTGTGACCTGAACTGCCTGGCTGAAGGGCACAATTTCTACTACACCTTCGGCAGAGTTCTGGACGGCACCCCCTGCAGCCCGGAGTCCCGGGATCTTTGCATCAGTGGCCGGTGTCTG CGAGCCGGCTGTGATGGGATCCTGGGCTCCGAGGCGCAGGCGGACGCCTGTGGGATGTGTGACGGCCGGAATGAGTCGTGTGTCCTGGTGCAGGCGGTGTTCCAGGCGGCCTTCCCTGCCTCTG GTTTCTTTGGGTACAAGAACGTGACCCGCATCCCAGCCGGCGCCCGGCACATCAAGGTGGTGGATCGGAGCCGCAACTATCTGG CCTTGATGGACGCGAACCAGCGCTACGTCCTCAACGGGGACTGGGCCATCAACTGGCCTGGCGAGTACGAGGTGGCCGGCACCCGTGTGCACTACAGGCGCACAGCGGACCTGCAGGAGAGCTTGGAGGCCGAGGGCCCCACCCAGGAGGACCTCCTGGTCATG GTCCTTGTCCAGGAACCCCACCCGGGGGTCGAGTATCAGTTCTGGCTCCCACGGGGACACTTGCATCCGGCCCAGAGTGACACCAGCCCCCTCCGGCAGCCTCAGGTCCGGGAGGCCGAAGGAGCCCCGGCGCCAACCATTGGGGAGCCCCATCGTTCCCCAGGAGCCACGGCAGTGGCCCCCCACTTCCAGAATGCCCGGAGAAGCAGCCGGCGGAAGGCGCAGGGGGAGGCACCGCCGGGGGCAGCCGCCCACCCAG GGAGATGTGGGGAATGCCAGGTGCCCAGAGGGAGGTCACAGCGCATCCACCATTACTGCAACAGCGACTTTG TCTTCCGGGCCCGGATCCTGTCCAAGCAGCTTGTGGGCCAGGAGACGCGCTACGACCTGCAGGTGAGGGAGGCGTACCGCAACCGCGTGGCCCTGCGCCACCGGGAGTACCTCTGGGTGGCCGACACCTGTGACTGCCCCCCGCTGACCGAGCGGCGCGAATACGTCCTCATGGCTCGGCAGCACGTCAACTTTGAGCACACCCGCAATCGGCTCCTGCTGCCCCGGGGCGCCTACGCCCGGCCCTGGTCCCCCCGGGAGGACCTGCAGCTGCGGGACGCGGCCCAGCGCTGTGGGGGGTTGGAGGAGGCCTGGAGGAGCCCTCGGGGCCCGGGGCCCCTTCGCAGGGAGGGCGGAGGACCGGCTGGCTGA
- the LSM7 gene encoding U6 snRNA-associated Sm-like protein LSm7 isoform X1 has translation MPVESKMAEKEKKKKESILDLSKYIDKTIRVKFQGGREASGVLKGFDPLLNLVLDGTIEYMRDPDDQYKLTEDTRQLGLVVCRGTSVVLICPQDGMEAIPNPFVQQQDG, from the exons ATGCCTGTGGAGAGCAAGATGGCG gagaaagagaagaagaagaaggagagcatCTTGGATCTCTCCAAGTATATCGACAAGACCATCCGCGTCAAGTTCCAGGGTGGACGCGAAg ccagcggTGTTTTGAAAGGATTTGACCCTCTTCTGAATCTGGTACTGGACGGCACCATTGAGTACATGAGAG aTCCAGATGACCAGTACAAGCTCACAGAAGATACCCGCCAGCTGGGACTAGTGGTCTGCAGAGGCACCTCCGTAGTTCTGATCTGCCCCCAGGATGGAATGGAAGCGATACCAAACCCTTTTGTACAGCAGCAAGATGGCTAG
- the LOC110079260 gene encoding kelch-like protein 23 — protein MGSPKEKAQEAAPEETDAILEVGGTCFPVNRWALARQSPYFEAMFFGGTRERTQRHIRLQGLKAEPFRALLDFTRTGLLSLSSLNVAALLETADFLRLESAKRHCETFLKRELHVSNCLGLLAYAQQFACGELGSAALHGALTHWAELVAQEEFLELPKETLLTLLASDELFVAREDAVFESVAQWVAADPGAREGDFLELAALIRVPFLTLSFLDLLVKQSKGPGQDFAVQLVKKLDHCPPPNWRHVADSPCTGRSYEALYVLAGPHDREQQELLQFQPKSGTWQACSPLKRKNLTQYAVAVVGNLLFVTGGYFREEFFWSTVDSVLIYNSWDNSWLEGPAMKKARNSHCAVGVGFHVYVLGGSTEEGGITPDVERLAPADSAWQSTSPLVHPVERAGAVSLGTRVYVVCGLDENGDVCRAVQRLNVETDMWDVVSFSPLPRYDLCVAALHGALYTVGGGAFRFDVATGEWTPVEEERLAGHFFKGCSTVNGRIYLLAQRQGNAALPNMVLLDPFLDLCQELDPRIPCPLPIHATAAIRRFDTWG, from the exons ATGGGCAGCCCTAAGGAAAAGGCCCAGGAGGCCGCCCCGGAAGAGACGGATGCCATCCTGGAGGTCGGCGGGACATGTTTCCCCGTCAACAGGTGGGCCCTGGCCCGCCAGAGCCCGTACTTCGAGGCCATGTTCTTTGGGGGTACCCGGGAGCGCACCCAGCGGCATATCCGCCTCCAGGGGCTGAAGGCGGAACCGTTCCGGGCCCTCCTGGATTTCACCCGGACTGGCCTCCTCTCGCTCTCCTCTCTCAACGTGGCGGCTCTGCTGGAAACGGCGGACTTTCTCCGGCTGGAGAGTGCCAAGCGGCACTGCGAGACCTTTCTAAAGCGCGAGCTGCACGTCTCCaactgcctcggcctgctggccTACGCCCAGCAGTTCGCCTGTGGGGAGCTCGGCTCGGCCGCCCTCCACGGGGCGCTCACCCACTGGGCCGAGCTGGTGGCCCAGGAAGAGTTCCTGGAGCTGCCCAAGGAAACGCTGCTCACCCTCCTGGCGAGCGACGAGCTCTTTGTGGCCCGGGAGGACGCCGTCTTCGAGTCAGTGGCACAGTGGGTGGCTGCCGATCCGGGGGCCCGAGAAGGGGATTTCCTGGAGCTGGCGGCCCTGATCCGGGTGCCCTTCCTCACCCTCTCCTTCCTGGACCTGCTCGTCAAACAGAGCAAGGGGCCTGGGCAGGACTTCGCTGTCCAGCTGGTGAAGAAGCTGGACCACTGTCCGCCACCCAACTGGAGGCATGTGGCTGACTCGCCCTGCACGGGCCGGAGTTATGAAGCGCTGTACGTGCTTGCTGGGCCGCACGACCGGGAGCAGCAGGAGCTCCTCCAGTTCCAACCCAAGAGCGGTACCTGGCAGGCCTGCTCACCCCTCAAGCGCAAAAACCTCACCCAGTATGCCGTGGCTGTCGTAG GCAACCTCCTCTTTGTGACCGGCGGCTACTTCCGCGAGGAGTTTTTCTGGTCCACGGTGGACTCGGTCTTGATCTACAACTCCTGGGACAACAGTTGGCTGGAAGGGCCAGCCATGAAGAAAGCCCGCAACAGCCACTGTGCCGTGGGGGTGGGCTTCCACGTCTACGTCCTTGGGGGCAGCACCGAGGAAGGGGGCATAACCCCGGACGTGGAGCGCCTGGCCCCTGCTGACTCCGCCTGGCAGAGCACCAGCCCCCTCGTGCACCCTGTGGAGCGGGCCGGAGCCGTCAGCCTGGGGACCCGGGTGTATGTGGTCTGCGGCCTGGACGAGAACGGGGATGTCTGCCGTGCCGTTCAGCGGCTGAATGTGGAGACGGACATGTGGGATGTGGTTTCCTTCTCACCCCTTCCACG GTACGACCTCTGCGTGGCAGCTCTCCATGGGGCCCTCTACACAGTCGGTGGGGGTGCCTTCCGCTTCGACGTGGCCACGGGCGAGTGGACCCCGGTGGAGGAGGAACGCCTGGCCGGCCACTTCTTCAAGGGCTGCAGCACGGTCAATGGGCGGATCTACCTGCTGGCCCAGCGGCAAGGGAACGCGGCCCTGCCCAACATGGTCCTCCTCGACCCCTTCCTGGACCTCTGCCAGGAGCTGGACCCCAGGATCCCCTGCCCGCTGCCCATCCACGCCACCGCTGCCATCCGGCGGTTCGACACCTGGGGGTGA
- the LSM7 gene encoding U6 snRNA-associated Sm-like protein LSm7 isoform X2 gives MPVESKMAEKEKKKKESILDLSKYIDKTIRVKFQGGREDPDDQYKLTEDTRQLGLVVCRGTSVVLICPQDGMEAIPNPFVQQQDG, from the exons ATGCCTGTGGAGAGCAAGATGGCG gagaaagagaagaagaagaaggagagcatCTTGGATCTCTCCAAGTATATCGACAAGACCATCCGCGTCAAGTTCCAGGGTGGACGCGAAg aTCCAGATGACCAGTACAAGCTCACAGAAGATACCCGCCAGCTGGGACTAGTGGTCTGCAGAGGCACCTCCGTAGTTCTGATCTGCCCCCAGGATGGAATGGAAGCGATACCAAACCCTTTTGTACAGCAGCAAGATGGCTAG